The genomic stretch TTAAAACAAAAGCAGAGAAGGAGTTTGCATCAAAAAACGAACTGCAGAGCGATTTTATTGATTTGATCTGATTAAACCTttcaatttaattaaaaaacaataatgtttATCACGTTTTATAgtgtggaaaacatcaaaatacgcTTAAAACAGCACTACCTTTACACAATTTTACttccaaaatgttatttttttatatatactcGGATATGCAAAGATAGTATCTAGATTGTATTTCTCCCCATTCAAGTAAAAACAATAATAGTGGAATACATTCAGAGTTAGAGTTACTCTAAAGAAAAGTTTTCAAGAAATTCAAAAGTGGATTAACTTTTAGTACATTAACGTTAGGTCATATgtctagaaaagtttttttaacCAAATGTGGCCCTAAATCACTCGCCGCAATATTCCCAACAAGGAACCTACCACGTTGTATGAGAAAAGTTATGTATCACTGATAGGTAGCTATTAACCATAGcttaattattttattcatattaAAGACATATTGAAGACGAAACTGACAGACTgctataaataaaaattttagcgTATTTACgcatgaaaacaattttttccaacttttcacttaaaatactcctatgtgcaatggtttgtttgattgttacagtcatgttttaagagtaggattgaacaacaaatgaagtattataaagcgAAATTGcgttgtccgccattactgatttttcatccgcgtaccccctgaaggctttcgagtaccctcaggggtacgcgtactccaggttgagaaccgctgccttATAGGATAATGCGATgtacaacataaatttcgattaAAACTCGTGCTTGAACCTGTACACCAATTTTGAAGAAGTAGTGGATTTGTCTTATAGGCCGTTAGAGGAAAGAATTTTCTTCATCCAAAATGAAAGACTTTCCGCCGTACTTCCGAATCATCTGCGGCATTGAGATCTCACGGTTTTGATTGGGGGATCTGGTTTACCTACTACACATTATTCCTCTCTTGTTAAAAGTCTTGCAGATGTATGACTTCGAACAACAGAACGTTCTGGCTGCTTCTCGCTGACTTACCtaattgttgttgttgaaaaTTTTACGAGAGAGCGGCACTATTTCTCATTCTTCATTTCCATTGGACGGCCGCTACCTCTCTTACGGATTACTGCCAGGAAGCCAGGATAGGTACCAGTACATTTTCACTCCTAAAATGGTCaactgtgtatttttttctacgATCTTCGTTTGTTTGGCAGAATTGTACaatacactgaattctgtttttacgcgacttttttttacgtgattttattttacgcgattttctagAAATTACGCGATGtgtgacatgggaaatattgtttatgagccaatatgtaacacacacacaaacatacacacacatacacacacacttaccacatagcgaaaggtcttgtaacgacgcgatcttttttacgcgatttgctccaaattacgcgattttttttacgcgatttgtacgaaattacgcgtttttttacgcgattcttttttttgcACCCAcgtatcaatcgcgtaaaaagaaaaTCCAGTGTACTGGCACACAGTTTCTCTTGTTTTGACGGTATTTTGAACACGACTGGATAGGTTAGAGTAAAATGGAGTGTGTGACAACTTTTTGAAGAGGGTCAAAATTCATTCACCTAAGGTGATATTTTTCTGCGAATATTATTGATCTTATAGAAAAATATTAGAACCATTCTTATTTTCAAGTTTACACCCCCTTTTAAACACAACTGACATACAATGATTATGACACCAGAGAAAGGTTCTTGTTTTGGATGGTATCATCAATCCACCAGGGATTGTGGCTTTGTGAATAAGGAGCTTAACATATTTCGGATAACATCAAACCAAAGCTAAACTGGACCCGTGAAATAAAACCTGGTGTGATTTATTCCAGAAAAAAAGCAATTTCAAAAGATTCGTTCCTAAATTCAATGTCTACTAGTAATAAACTACTAATCCGGATGCTTAATAGATCTGATGGGATAAAAATCTGCGCAAAATTTAACAAATGATATATCATCCAatcaaatatcaaattattttttgtatctttgTTTCCAGCAAGGTGTTTTCGTACAGGTTGAATAAGTACATGATAAGtcatggtgttttttttttcaggtaagtAATCGAAGCAGATTTTAAAATCACTATGTTAAGTAATTATAGTTTTCAGAGAGAACCGTTGTTTGTTTGTGTGATTGTCTACCGAAAGCAATATCTTTCTTCAATCAAATAAATTTCATGGGATGTGGATTTTGTGCTCTGGAATGTTTCTTTTCAAGAATTTTCTAAAGGATCTTAAAATTCATTTTATCATAATACAATCTGAGTTCGGTAGTGTGCCAAAActttactatttttttaaaagaaactgaGATCGTTGGTAAAGTTATTCGACTAGGCTTCAAGGTCAAGAATTTTATGTTCAACTAAACGCTCAACTTGCTCAGCTTATGAAAGAGGTTGATCATCTATATAACACGGAAACAGTTTAACTGCACACTACTAAAGCACTGATCTGTTAGAACTTATCTGTTAGCAATGCAAATCGAATTTTATGAGTTATCTTAAACGCACTTTGTGCCGATGTAAGAGCTgggtttttttctgtttaaaatTTGTAAATACAGAATTATGTAACTACAAACAGCTATTTTAGATTTCAactattgtttgtttatatCATGGAATATAATTTCAAGTGTCATTTTATTCAAATCTTTGTTTTAAGAGTAAGTAAAGCGCAAATTACCAGAGAGCGATTATTTGCATAtatgttttatatatatatataggtaaAAGTTTAGTTCTGCGCTGCCTGATATGCGGAGTTATATCAAAGGAGTGTATCTGTTTGCTAAAGTTTACATTTGATTCGCTCAAATAGCTCTTAGGTAGCATAGTTTGTTTATGCTCTTGTCTTCATCGCACTTGAGTTAAAACATTAAATGGATTGACGGtttaaaaattcaataattattttttcaatgcatCCATATCACTTCTGCCGATCTAATATGGACTCAACAATCACATAATTGCTTCATAGACTTGATCAAGTTCTGCTCGTTGTATTGACTCTATCAATTTTTGGAATGATATCTGCATGTTTGTAGTTTATATTGATACGCGATACGGAGAAAGTATTTTGCCAAGAACCAGCGTAAATTCAGTGCTTTGATTTATAGGATGTAATAGATGATAGTTTTACACACATATTTTGATAGTAGTCTAGATGATAAGTGCAGCTAGGTATTCAAAACATGAATGGTCCCCTTGTGTGCACAAGTCGATATAGCGTGAAAATTGCGTACAGTACAAAACTGCATTTAGGTGTTAGGGTTCATATAAAAGCTTTAGTGGGTGAAAATCTATCATTGtgaattattttgttttctttttttttatacaaacgTTTATCCTATCTTTGCTTTAGAAGTTTCACAGTGAGATACTGACGCCGAAGAATATTGTTTGCTACTTGATGTAAtatatatctatgaaaaaatgTGTTCATAAGATTTAAATAGAGATATCTTGCAATGAGTGTTTTGGCCAAATTTAGTTTCGAACAACGTTATGAATCGGTCGTACTGGTTATGTTTTCTATATCCTataattatttttgttaaaGCGTAATTTTTCTGAAATTCCGATACTGCTATTTTGGAACAGACTTCTTTCATTATCGGATTACTCTAACTTTAACATTCAATTTTTGGTCGAAAATGTAAGTATTCCTATTCGTTCTAAAACACATGGCTTAGTTGGTTATTCTTTTAAAAGatcaaaaattgtaaaatatGTACATTCCTCTGTATTTATATTCTATTAACAACATTTAAAAACATGTTCAAAGCTATTCTTTACGTTTAGTTCCCCTCTGATAACGGCTAGATATGAAAATCTTTCAAAATATTGTATACACTGTAAGTACGAACAAATTTGATCCATAcatcaaaatgaaaaataaacgtGATTCATCCTTACAACTTACGCTTTACAATTACTAGCAACGACGGAATAATGTCTAGTTGTGTTCCATAAACTGGAACCAAAAAATGCAAATCTAACATATCACGTTTTGTCTACAGCCGAATCTGATTAGCTCTTGTATGATTGCTTCCTGTTTTAAGATCTCTGGAAACGTAGAAAGTAGGATTTCACTAGCACTCGAATCAGAGCAGAATTTCTAAGTAAGTTTGATTTGGCATATTCTAGGAAAAAGAGAAAGGAATGGTTCAAACGTCTATCCTTCGAAAAAGTACGACCAAGCGCAGTGCGTTTGTAAAAGCAGTAGACTACATCTAAGCGGTGCTGTCATCAGTTACCATTTGTTCCGAGGTTCCAGGGTTGATTTCGTTTGGATCTTGTTGCTCAGTATATTCGCCAACCACTTCCTTCAATGATTGCTGGGAAATGTTTAATACAGTTTCAGCAGTAGATTGGCCTGGTGATGTCAGCTCTTCCGGACTTTCGGTTGGACTAGTTACGCCTTCGGTTACTGATGGAAGCAGAGATTCATTCGAAGGTTGcctgagaaatgagaaatgtttTAACTCTTGTGTCATGTCGAATATCCTAGAATAAATACCTTTCCGATGTGTGATAATCTCCGGGAGCCGAATTTGACCGACCAGACCGACTGAATCGCTCGATTCTAGAATCCCCAAGTTGTGGAGTTCTACTGGAAATTGCCTTGCTGAAAGGGTTTAGGAACGAGTGTTTTTTCAGCATCGTTTTAATAAGTATCAGAGTGTCCAGTTTGGGGATGCTCTTCACAACAGAAGTCATGTCTTCATCGCTGATTTGGACCAATCGGCAATTTTCTACCTCTGTCGGCAAGGGGTGTAAACCATGTTTAGTGACCCAACAGTGTTCTTTGATCTGAGGAAGAGTTATCCGAAGCTGGGGATCTTTTTCCAGCATAGATTTAAGAAGATCCTGAAGCTCTGGACTAACCGTACCAGCAGAAGGAAATTTCACtgggtcattttttattttttcatacaCACCAGGAACCGAAGTAGCAATGAAAGGAACATTTCCGTGGACTAGAGAGTAAAGAGTTGCCCCTAGTGCCCAAATGTCAGCCGCTTTCCCGTTATATATAAGCTGCCCAGGAAGTAACGTTTCTGGTGCTCGAAACGCAGGTGTACCGGCTGTAGATCCATTG from Wyeomyia smithii strain HCP4-BCI-WySm-NY-G18 chromosome 3, ASM2978416v1, whole genome shotgun sequence encodes the following:
- the LOC129733265 gene encoding calcium/calmodulin-dependent protein kinase kinase 2 isoform X3, giving the protein MKILSKRKLLRKAGLIRRGPKRGTSPLDRVYREIAVLKKLDHPNVVKLVEVLDDPLEDSLYLVFELVQHGEVLSIPTDTPLSEERAWNIFRDVILGVEYLHYQRIIHGDLKPANLLLSDSGSVKVADLGVCNEFLGEDAAMNNGSTAGTPAFRAPETLLPGQLIYNGKAADIWALGATLYSLVHGNVPFIATSVPGVYEKIKNDPVKFPSAGTVSPELQDLLKSMLEKDPQLRITLPQIKEHCWVTKHGLHPLPTEVENCRLVQISDEDMTSVVKSIPKLDTLILIKTMLKKHSFLNPFSKAISSRTPQLGDSRIERFSRSGRSNSAPGDYHTSERQPSNESLLPSVTEGVTSPTESPEELTSPGQSTAETVLNISQQSLKEVVGEYTEQQDPNEINPGTSEQMVTDDSTA